A single genomic interval of Metasolibacillus fluoroglycofenilyticus harbors:
- a CDS encoding catalase yields the protein MTKQNDSKHQQDTTLTNRQGHPITNNQNLRTVGNRGPATLENYDFLEKLSHFDREKIPERVVHARGAGAHGYFETYGVVGDEPISKYTRAKVFQDKGKKTPVFVRFSTVIHGGHSPETLRDPRGFAVKFYTEDGNWDLVGNNLKIFFIRDAIKFPDMIHAFKPDPITNIQSVERFFDFCASSPETFHMVTLVYSPWGIPANYRMMQGSGVNTYKWVNSEGNAVLVKYHWEPLQGIKNLTQKEAEEIQKNNFNHATQDLYDAIERGEYPEWELYIQIMEDGPHPELDFDPLDDTKLWPNDQFPWHLVGKMVLNKNPEDYFAEVEQATFGTGVLVDGLDFSDDKMLQGRTFSYSDTQRHRVGANYLQLPINAPKKHVATNQAGGQMMYKRDLAPGQNPHINYEPSMLNGLKEATQNGKEYTPYIEGNLVRESIDRQNNTKQAGETYRNFEQWERDELLANLIRDLSVCHIDIQNAMIALAEEADEEYGRLLKDGLHNAQNNSSSSKPLGNIAGTKAPEDAIDKGHNAAPY from the coding sequence ATGACTAAACAAAACGATTCGAAACATCAGCAAGATACAACTTTAACAAATCGGCAAGGGCATCCTATTACGAACAATCAAAATTTACGAACTGTTGGTAATCGTGGTCCTGCTACACTTGAAAATTACGATTTTTTAGAGAAACTTAGTCATTTTGACCGCGAAAAAATTCCAGAACGTGTAGTGCATGCTCGTGGTGCTGGCGCACATGGTTATTTTGAAACATATGGTGTCGTTGGTGATGAGCCCATTTCTAAATATACACGTGCAAAAGTCTTTCAAGACAAGGGGAAGAAAACACCAGTATTTGTTCGTTTCTCAACTGTAATTCATGGAGGTCATTCCCCTGAAACATTGCGAGACCCAAGAGGCTTTGCGGTAAAATTTTATACGGAGGATGGCAACTGGGATTTAGTCGGTAATAATTTAAAAATCTTCTTTATTCGTGATGCCATCAAGTTTCCAGATATGATTCATGCCTTTAAGCCTGACCCTATTACAAATATTCAAAGTGTGGAACGCTTTTTTGATTTTTGTGCGAGCTCTCCAGAGACCTTCCATATGGTTACATTGGTATACTCACCTTGGGGCATTCCAGCGAATTATCGAATGATGCAAGGCTCTGGTGTAAACACTTATAAATGGGTAAATAGTGAAGGAAATGCTGTGCTTGTGAAATATCATTGGGAGCCACTTCAAGGCATTAAAAATTTAACACAAAAAGAGGCAGAAGAAATTCAAAAGAATAATTTCAATCATGCGACACAGGATTTATATGATGCGATAGAACGCGGAGAATATCCTGAATGGGAGCTCTATATTCAAATTATGGAGGACGGTCCACACCCCGAGCTTGATTTTGATCCATTGGACGATACTAAACTTTGGCCAAATGACCAATTCCCGTGGCATCTCGTTGGCAAAATGGTATTAAATAAAAATCCTGAAGATTATTTTGCTGAGGTAGAGCAGGCCACTTTTGGCACTGGTGTACTTGTCGACGGCTTAGATTTTTCTGATGATAAAATGTTGCAAGGTCGCACATTCTCCTATTCTGATACACAGCGCCATCGCGTAGGGGCAAACTATTTACAACTTCCGATTAATGCACCGAAAAAGCATGTTGCAACAAATCAAGCCGGGGGGCAAATGATGTATAAACGCGATTTAGCACCTGGGCAAAATCCACATATTAATTATGAGCCTTCTATGTTAAATGGCTTAAAGGAAGCAACACAAAACGGTAAAGAGTATACGCCATATATCGAAGGAAATCTTGTTCGTGAATCAATTGACCGTCAAAACAATACAAAGCAAGCTGGTGAAACCTATCGCAACTTTGAGCAATGGGAACGCGATGAGCTGCTTGCAAATTTAATACGTGATTTATCGGTCTGTCATATTGATATTCAAAATGCCATGATTGCCTTAGCAGAGGAAGCTGATGAGGAATACGGTCGTTTGCTGAAAGATGGCTTGCATAATGCACAAAACAATTCTAGTTCTTCAAAACCGCTTGGCAATATAGCAGGCACTAAAGCCCCAGAAGATGCGATTGATAAAGGTCATAATGCAGCGCCTTATTAA
- a CDS encoding MBL fold metallo-hydrolase yields MDKNLRYGEDYQFIPATSVGSGIGIEVLADLYQYTIQIVNIVLYSNPSTNEFVLIDAGMPKSADEIISVVENRFGFNARPKAIILTHGHFDHVGGIIELVKHWDVPVYAHPLEMPYLTGKQNYPAPDPTVDSGLVAKMSPIFPTEAIQLGNYIQAIPADGTIPFMPDFRWIHTPGHAPGHISLFRESDRALLAGDAFVTVKQESLYKVLTQQKEISGPPRYLTTDWQAARASIEKLEALKPAVAITGHGLPMKGMELTENLKKLVNNFEEIALPNEGKYVN; encoded by the coding sequence ATGGATAAAAATTTAAGGTATGGTGAGGATTATCAATTTATTCCTGCGACTTCTGTTGGGAGTGGTATAGGTATTGAAGTATTGGCTGATTTATATCAGTATACGATTCAAATTGTTAATATTGTGCTTTATAGCAATCCAAGTACAAATGAGTTTGTGTTAATTGATGCGGGGATGCCTAAAAGTGCCGATGAAATAATTTCTGTTGTTGAAAATCGCTTTGGCTTTAATGCCCGACCGAAAGCAATCATTTTAACACATGGACATTTTGATCATGTTGGGGGAATTATCGAATTAGTTAAGCATTGGGATGTTCCCGTCTATGCACATCCATTGGAAATGCCTTATTTAACTGGAAAGCAGAATTATCCAGCACCTGACCCTACTGTCGATAGTGGGCTAGTTGCAAAAATGTCGCCTATTTTTCCGACTGAAGCCATTCAATTAGGGAACTATATTCAAGCTATTCCTGCTGACGGCACGATTCCATTTATGCCAGATTTTCGCTGGATTCATACGCCAGGGCATGCACCAGGGCATATATCATTGTTTCGAGAGAGCGACAGAGCTTTATTAGCTGGCGATGCATTTGTAACAGTTAAGCAAGAGTCGCTTTATAAAGTTTTGACACAGCAAAAAGAAATTAGTGGCCCACCGCGTTATTTAACAACGGATTGGCAAGCTGCTCGGGCATCTATTGAAAAGCTAGAGGCATTAAAGCCTGCTGTAGCGATTACAGGTCATGGTTTGCCGATGAAAGGTATGGAGCTTACAGAAAATCTTAAAAAGCTTGTAAATAATTTTGAGGAAATTGCCTTACCGAATGAAGGGAAATATGTGAATTGA
- a CDS encoding cold-shock protein produces the protein MTQGTVKWFNAEKGFGFIEVEGGQDVFAHFSAIQGEGFKSLEEGQKVEFTVEEGQRGPQAANIVKL, from the coding sequence ATGACACAAGGTACAGTAAAATGGTTTAACGCAGAAAAAGGTTTTGGATTCATCGAAGTAGAAGGCGGTCAAGACGTATTCGCTCACTTCTCAGCTATTCAAGGTGAAGGCTTCAAATCACTTGAAGAAGGTCAAAAAGTTGAATTCACAGTAGAAGAAGGTCAACGCGGACCACAAGCTGCTAACATCGTAAAACTTTAA
- a CDS encoding cold-shock protein, whose translation MKQGTVKWFNSEKGFGFIEVEGENDVFVHFSAIQGEGFKTLDEGQKVEFEVVDGNRGPQAANVTKL comes from the coding sequence ATGAAACAAGGTACAGTAAAATGGTTTAACTCAGAAAAAGGCTTCGGATTCATCGAAGTAGAAGGCGAAAACGATGTATTCGTACACTTCTCAGCAATCCAAGGCGAAGGTTTTAAAACTCTTGACGAAGGTCAAAAAGTGGAATTCGAAGTTGTAGATGGCAACCGCGGACCACAAGCTGCTAACGTAACTAAACTTTAA
- a CDS encoding DUF1033 family protein, translated as MSKLYNIIYMKADFEPWWQFEGWEETIQETYFYDTEEALEKAFQEMLTAFRAQFENERQKNGKYFAFWTENECEYCEACDEDAQIYHGLIKIKPEI; from the coding sequence GTGTCTAAGCTGTATAATATTATTTATATGAAGGCCGATTTTGAGCCATGGTGGCAATTTGAAGGCTGGGAAGAGACAATTCAGGAGACATACTTTTACGACACAGAAGAGGCGTTAGAAAAAGCTTTTCAAGAAATGCTTACGGCATTTCGAGCGCAATTTGAAAATGAAAGGCAAAAAAATGGAAAATACTTCGCTTTTTGGACTGAGAATGAATGCGAATATTGCGAGGCATGCGATGAAGATGCGCAAATTTACCACGGTTTAATAAAAATAAAGCCTGAAATATAA
- a CDS encoding ATP-binding cassette domain-containing protein — protein MTNQILIKNLTFQYDSMTKPIFKNLNFNMHEHWRLGLVGRNGRGKTTFFRLLLNELEYEGNIQTNLRFHYFPSYPEEQVTVSTLFKDAEIWKIEQELALMNLPVAILNKQFAVLSGGEQTKILLIALFLNEQTFPLIDEPTNNLDLQGRKIVGQYLKRKKGFIVISHDESFLNEFVDHVLAINKQSIDLYKGNIATWKYEKANADLLTEEMNGKLKNEINRLDNVARRVSDWGIKKQNSTNDASARRIAAKHMKRSKAIKKRSEALIEEKRELIDNIEKLSVLKMHVLQPRKQILYFRDFTLIQDGLPLFQPITIDVYPNDRFFIEGGNGAGKSSLLKFILGVKQFETTGNFSIHLPKNISIFHQKNADNENYLCTVDQLTKIEKEEYWHILHQLGIERSKFTDKSSETWSAGQEKKALLAKALLGQNELFAWDEVTNHLDMLAIEQLIAAIQKYGPTMIGIDHNEHYMNAIATKKIKLFNN, from the coding sequence ATGACAAATCAAATACTTATAAAAAATCTAACATTTCAATACGACTCGATGACGAAGCCAATTTTCAAAAATTTGAATTTCAATATGCATGAACATTGGAGATTAGGGCTTGTAGGTAGAAATGGGCGAGGGAAAACGACCTTTTTCAGGCTATTGCTAAATGAGCTAGAATATGAGGGCAACATTCAAACAAATTTGCGGTTTCACTATTTTCCTTCGTATCCAGAGGAGCAGGTAACTGTTTCAACGCTTTTTAAAGATGCGGAAATTTGGAAAATTGAGCAAGAGTTAGCCTTGATGAATTTACCAGTGGCTATTTTAAATAAACAATTTGCTGTCTTAAGCGGTGGCGAGCAAACGAAAATATTATTAATAGCGTTATTTTTAAATGAGCAAACCTTTCCATTAATTGATGAACCTACAAATAATTTAGATTTGCAAGGTAGAAAAATCGTTGGACAGTATTTAAAAAGAAAGAAAGGCTTTATTGTTATTAGCCATGATGAAAGTTTTTTAAATGAATTTGTAGACCATGTACTCGCTATTAATAAGCAATCGATAGATTTATATAAAGGCAATATTGCAACGTGGAAATACGAAAAAGCAAATGCTGATTTACTAACGGAGGAAATGAATGGAAAATTAAAAAATGAAATAAATAGATTAGACAATGTGGCAAGACGTGTAAGTGACTGGGGGATAAAGAAACAAAACAGTACGAATGATGCTTCTGCAAGACGAATTGCTGCTAAACATATGAAAAGGTCAAAGGCGATTAAGAAACGAAGCGAAGCTTTAATTGAGGAAAAGAGAGAATTAATCGATAATATTGAAAAGCTCTCTGTATTAAAAATGCATGTTTTGCAGCCAAGAAAACAGATTTTGTATTTTAGAGATTTTACGCTTATACAGGATGGACTACCACTGTTTCAGCCCATTACGATAGACGTTTATCCAAATGACCGATTTTTTATCGAAGGAGGAAATGGTGCAGGAAAATCCTCTTTATTAAAGTTTATTCTAGGTGTAAAACAATTTGAAACAACTGGTAACTTTAGCATCCATTTACCTAAAAATATATCGATTTTTCATCAGAAAAATGCTGATAATGAAAATTATTTATGTACGGTTGACCAGCTAACGAAAATAGAGAAGGAAGAATATTGGCATATACTACACCAACTAGGCATTGAGCGCTCAAAATTTACAGATAAATCAAGCGAAACATGGAGTGCAGGGCAAGAGAAAAAAGCATTATTAGCGAAGGCATTGTTAGGACAAAATGAGCTATTTGCCTGGGATGAAGTAACGAATCATCTTGATATGCTTGCAATCGAGCAATTAATTGCTGCAATACAGAAATATGGGCCAACGATGATTGGGATTGACCATAATGAGCATTATATGAATGCAATTGCAACGAAGAAAATCAAATTATTTAACAATTAA
- a CDS encoding class I SAM-dependent DNA methyltransferase — MLDKLGFDHWADYYEKTVSEAESSNRYPFAGYEKLLEKICRGITSNQNILDIGVGTGSLAKRLYDADNKVTAFDFSPKMVAAAKEKMPNAHIFEWDLTKGIPTEQLNIQFDAITCTYVLHHFNNQEKIVLIENMLKK, encoded by the coding sequence ATGTTAGATAAATTAGGCTTTGACCATTGGGCAGATTATTATGAAAAAACGGTGTCGGAGGCAGAATCCAGCAACCGCTATCCGTTTGCTGGCTACGAAAAGCTGCTCGAAAAAATTTGTAGAGGCATCACATCTAATCAAAATATTTTAGACATTGGCGTTGGTACAGGGTCACTTGCGAAAAGATTATATGATGCAGATAACAAAGTTACAGCTTTTGACTTTTCGCCTAAAATGGTCGCTGCTGCAAAGGAGAAAATGCCGAATGCTCATATTTTTGAATGGGATTTAACAAAAGGCATTCCGACAGAACAGCTCAACATCCAATTTGATGCTATTACTTGCACATATGTGCTACATCATTTCAATAATCAGGAAAAAATAGTTTTAATTGAAAATATGTTAAAAAAATAA
- a CDS encoding RluA family pseudouridine synthase, with the protein MHIPILYEDNHLIIVEKPINIPVQQDDTNDPDLLTILKQDIKTRYNKPGNVYLSLLHRLDRPVGGAIVFAKTSKAASRMSDLFRKKDIERGYLAVVRRQVKKEADILVHYLWKDQKKNMVFAKKANDKEAKKAILHYHVVARQSDLTLVKVKLETGRSHQIRVQFQQIDHPLYGDQKYGPEVNKKGQQIALWAHTLSFIHPVTKERITVKSEPPNKHPWNIWNEPLLTSVQ; encoded by the coding sequence ATGCATATACCAATTTTGTATGAAGATAATCATTTAATTATTGTAGAAAAACCAATCAATATACCTGTGCAACAAGATGATACAAATGATCCTGATTTATTAACAATATTAAAGCAAGATATTAAAACTCGTTATAACAAGCCGGGGAATGTATATTTAAGCTTACTTCATCGATTGGATCGTCCAGTAGGTGGAGCCATCGTTTTTGCCAAAACATCTAAGGCAGCCTCACGAATGTCAGATTTATTCAGAAAAAAAGATATTGAGCGTGGCTATTTAGCGGTTGTGCGAAGGCAAGTGAAAAAAGAAGCTGACATCCTTGTCCATTATTTATGGAAGGATCAAAAGAAAAATATGGTTTTTGCAAAAAAAGCAAATGATAAGGAAGCAAAAAAGGCGATTCTTCATTATCATGTCGTTGCTAGACAAAGCGATTTAACACTAGTAAAAGTAAAACTAGAGACAGGGCGTTCCCATCAAATACGGGTACAATTTCAGCAAATCGACCACCCGCTTTATGGAGATCAAAAATATGGACCAGAAGTAAATAAAAAAGGACAACAGATAGCCTTATGGGCACATACATTATCCTTTATTCACCCTGTAACAAAGGAGCGCATTACTGTTAAATCTGAACCACCTAACAAGCATCCGTGGAATATTTGGAATGAACCCTTACTTACTTCTGTTCAATAA
- a CDS encoding NUDIX hydrolase — protein sequence MKKWTIHNQAYIYQTDFGNLRKDECELPNGFVIKDYYVNEYADWVNAVVITRNNEIVLVKQYRHAANDFFIEVPAGKIEQGETQEEGILREIREETGYTSSAPPIKLGEFFVNPATQTNKIATFLILDAYQENNQQLDITEEIEVFLFNFDEFERLVEKNQIKTQLFTVNAYYLAKNRLKK from the coding sequence ATGAAAAAATGGACAATACACAATCAAGCCTATATTTATCAAACTGATTTTGGCAATCTTCGAAAGGATGAGTGTGAGCTGCCAAATGGCTTTGTTATTAAAGATTACTATGTAAACGAATATGCGGATTGGGTTAATGCCGTCGTTATTACGCGGAATAATGAAATCGTCCTAGTAAAGCAGTATCGCCATGCGGCAAATGACTTTTTCATAGAAGTACCAGCAGGGAAAATCGAACAAGGCGAAACGCAAGAAGAAGGTATTTTACGAGAGATACGTGAAGAAACTGGCTATACTTCGAGTGCTCCCCCAATTAAGCTAGGGGAATTTTTTGTAAACCCTGCAACACAGACAAATAAAATTGCTACATTTTTAATTTTAGATGCGTATCAAGAGAACAATCAGCAATTAGATATAACAGAAGAAATAGAAGTCTTTTTATTCAATTTTGATGAATTTGAAAGATTAGTAGAAAAAAATCAAATTAAAACACAGTTATTTACCGTAAATGCTTATTATTTAGCGAAGAACAGGCTAAAAAAATAG
- a CDS encoding methyl-accepting chemotaxis protein, with protein sequence MFTAFKRKANVHDFFMRGTDLQVTGRFYDILAFNHFSQQDEQNLLKISQQIKDADPSLEQFLMRHLDEIAPSAGHSVSTQQISAYLQSFFNDKRDNDYVNQRIKFFNMLREQQFEIGKLTVTWSQLSFYLLSHVLHKQPSSNESLKTISATINIELQLLTEVCAERFMEDVITEVATITDAHARIMHMKDLVISLNNQTEEIASSSAAIEELTASIAEVARTSTRIAEKTNESVSYAAKGQQAIEHALQEIFTTEETFTAIVEGFTNLQKYVDDIEQVVILINQIADQTNLLALNASIEAARAGEHGKGFAVVAQEVRKLAEGTVSALEEVSNNVHALKSYSNSVSQSIKETTTTIKEATSEAKQSLPLLASIVEAIESIDEDVTNTAAISQQQAAALDDMSSRIVDIASIQEDIQRLSDVTSQDIHYLGKEINRFRTELTTDSSVTLSSIALLQLSKADHILWKWRVYNMFLGLEKLQPSDVSSHKECRLGKWYSNEQTQRRLGSHQSFIDLDHYHEQVHVFAKQAVEAYNNGNIQIADDCLQKINHASEQVLRYINDLIEIIVKERQSI encoded by the coding sequence TTGTTTACAGCATTCAAACGAAAAGCAAATGTTCATGATTTCTTCATGAGAGGTACGGATTTACAGGTTACAGGACGGTTTTATGACATTCTTGCTTTTAATCATTTCTCACAGCAGGACGAACAAAATCTATTAAAGATATCTCAGCAGATAAAAGATGCTGACCCATCGTTAGAACAATTTTTAATGCGCCACTTAGATGAGATTGCACCAAGTGCTGGACACTCTGTATCTACTCAGCAGATTTCGGCGTACTTACAAAGCTTTTTTAATGATAAACGTGATAATGACTATGTAAATCAGCGGATTAAATTTTTTAATATGCTACGTGAGCAACAATTTGAAATTGGTAAATTAACCGTTACTTGGAGTCAATTATCATTTTATTTACTTTCTCATGTCTTACATAAACAGCCTTCTTCAAATGAATCTTTAAAAACGATTTCTGCCACAATTAATATTGAACTACAGCTATTAACGGAAGTATGTGCAGAACGCTTTATGGAAGATGTCATTACAGAGGTGGCTACAATAACAGATGCGCATGCGCGCATTATGCATATGAAAGATTTAGTAATTAGCTTAAATAACCAAACCGAGGAAATCGCCTCCTCCTCAGCTGCAATTGAGGAGCTCACGGCTTCCATTGCTGAAGTTGCCCGCACTTCCACACGCATCGCTGAGAAAACCAATGAATCCGTTTCCTATGCCGCAAAAGGACAACAGGCGATTGAGCATGCATTACAGGAAATTTTTACAACAGAAGAAACATTTACAGCAATTGTTGAAGGTTTTACGAATTTGCAGAAATATGTTGATGATATCGAGCAAGTCGTAATATTAATTAATCAAATTGCTGACCAAACCAATCTATTAGCACTCAATGCATCGATTGAGGCAGCAAGAGCTGGCGAGCACGGTAAAGGCTTTGCGGTCGTTGCACAGGAAGTACGAAAGCTTGCAGAAGGAACAGTCTCTGCTTTAGAGGAAGTTTCCAATAATGTACATGCGTTAAAATCATATTCTAATTCTGTTTCTCAATCGATTAAAGAAACGACAACAACGATTAAAGAGGCAACATCTGAGGCAAAACAATCTTTACCACTTTTAGCATCAATTGTGGAGGCAATCGAAAGTATTGATGAAGATGTAACAAATACTGCGGCAATTTCTCAGCAACAAGCTGCGGCACTTGATGATATGTCTTCCCGAATTGTCGATATTGCGAGCATTCAGGAAGATATTCAAAGATTAAGCGATGTTACATCTCAAGATATACATTATTTAGGGAAAGAAATTAATCGATTCCGAACAGAACTTACAACTGACAGTAGTGTGACATTATCGAGCATTGCTTTGCTACAACTTTCAAAAGCTGACCATATTTTATGGAAATGGCGAGTTTACAATATGTTTTTAGGTTTAGAAAAATTACAACCAAGCGATGTATCTTCACACAAGGAATGCCGCCTTGGTAAATGGTATTCCAATGAGCAAACACAACGTCGCTTAGGCTCACATCAATCATTTATTGACTTAGACCATTATCATGAGCAAGTGCATGTATTTGCGAAACAAGCTGTAGAGGCGTACAATAATGGTAATATCCAAATTGCTGATGATTGCTTACAAAAAATTAATCACGCGTCTGAACAAGTGCTACGCTATATTAATGATTTAATTGAAATCATTGTCAAAGAGAGACAATCTATCTAA
- a CDS encoding acylphosphatase, which translates to MKRARVIFSGDATGTGHRFFIKQKALELGLKGHCILNEQNNIEAEVEGTTPAVDEFIHFVQQGVSLQAQSNRFTIEIFDDLKGFKTMKTDII; encoded by the coding sequence ATGAAACGAGCACGTGTAATATTTTCTGGTGATGCTACAGGAACAGGTCATCGATTTTTCATTAAACAAAAAGCGCTCGAGCTTGGCTTAAAAGGACATTGTATATTGAACGAGCAAAATAATATTGAGGCAGAAGTTGAGGGTACAACCCCTGCTGTTGATGAATTTATTCATTTTGTCCAGCAAGGCGTTAGCTTACAAGCACAATCAAATCGTTTTACAATAGAAATCTTTGACGATTTAAAAGGCTTTAAAACAATGAAAACCGACATTATATAA
- a CDS encoding 5-bromo-4-chloroindolyl phosphate hydrolysis family protein yields the protein MLSTMNFINRHGLSLIISFAVFVITVINFDLGIFIVPLLTIASYYASNKGILAFQKAKRSKMLGLTRSEYKHIEQHIKLAKNDLALLMQQYVRVRSVRSFKLINEMNKLAKRIIGIVQSNPQKFYAVEDFFYSHLPSAVQLIDKYTLLTKEQVGGTEIHLALEEARKTLKELYTTMEDDLKLALSSDIEHLKLELDFAKLENQKRKDRLIGGE from the coding sequence ATGCTTAGCACAATGAACTTTATCAATCGCCATGGACTGAGCTTAATCATTAGCTTTGCTGTATTTGTTATTACAGTTATCAATTTTGATTTAGGCATTTTTATCGTGCCACTGTTAACGATCGCAAGCTATTATGCAAGTAATAAAGGAATTTTAGCTTTTCAAAAAGCAAAAAGAAGCAAAATGCTTGGCTTAACACGCTCGGAATATAAACATATTGAACAGCATATCAAACTAGCGAAAAATGACTTAGCCTTACTTATGCAACAATATGTACGTGTACGCTCTGTACGCTCTTTTAAATTAATTAATGAAATGAATAAACTTGCCAAGCGCATCATTGGTATTGTGCAATCAAATCCGCAAAAATTTTATGCGGTTGAGGATTTCTTCTATTCTCACCTCCCTTCTGCTGTGCAGTTAATAGACAAGTACACTTTATTAACAAAAGAGCAGGTAGGCGGTACGGAAATACATTTAGCTTTAGAAGAAGCCCGCAAAACACTGAAGGAGCTATATACAACAATGGAAGACGATTTAAAGTTGGCATTAAGCTCTGATATTGAGCATTTAAAGCTTGAGCTTGATTTTGCAAAGCTTGAAAATCAAAAAAGGAAAGATCGTTTAATCGGTGGTGAATAA
- a CDS encoding toxic anion resistance protein, with protein sequence MQQNPFEAFKNTGSRFAEMAEEEFQVAQESQSVSPLYAALSQQDKGRALALASELKINIYENVLAFGLQAQQALRDFTANMAIHIERKDHSKVGEVLSQLISYLEQINPDALIGQEKGFLSKLFSKQKQSTQEVMTHYKKLSKQIDRLAIQLEHAQMGLLRDFKLLNDLYALNEQYFAEINIFIAAGELKLADVKNKLPAVQPIDPMELQKLNDQKMAIEWLDRRLYDMQISREIAIQAAPQIRLMQQTNQLLIDKIQASVMTTIPMWQTQISTLLTMNQQRRVAEAQDKLMRASDELARKNGKMLQMKSKQAGISHADIDQFKQTQLKLLQDIEETLRVHAKTTDVYESI encoded by the coding sequence ATGCAACAAAATCCATTTGAAGCATTTAAAAATACAGGGAGTCGCTTTGCTGAAATGGCAGAGGAGGAATTCCAAGTTGCGCAGGAAAGCCAATCTGTAAGTCCTCTTTATGCTGCATTAAGTCAGCAAGATAAAGGTCGAGCACTGGCATTAGCGAGCGAGCTTAAAATTAATATTTATGAAAATGTGCTTGCTTTCGGCTTACAGGCCCAGCAAGCGCTTCGTGATTTTACCGCTAATATGGCTATCCATATCGAGCGAAAGGATCATAGCAAAGTTGGCGAGGTGCTATCACAGCTTATTTCTTATTTAGAGCAAATTAATCCAGATGCGCTTATCGGGCAAGAAAAGGGCTTTTTGAGTAAGCTTTTTTCAAAGCAAAAGCAATCAACACAAGAAGTTATGACACATTATAAAAAACTAAGTAAACAAATTGACCGCCTTGCAATTCAATTAGAACATGCACAAATGGGTTTATTGCGTGATTTTAAGCTATTAAATGATTTATATGCCTTGAATGAGCAATATTTCGCAGAGATTAACATCTTTATTGCAGCTGGCGAGCTTAAGCTTGCTGATGTCAAAAATAAGCTTCCCGCCGTCCAGCCGATTGACCCAATGGAATTGCAGAAATTAAATGATCAAAAAATGGCGATTGAATGGCTTGACCGACGTCTTTATGATATGCAAATTTCGAGGGAAATAGCTATTCAAGCCGCACCACAAATTCGTTTAATGCAACAAACGAATCAATTATTAATCGATAAAATACAGGCATCTGTTATGACAACAATCCCTATGTGGCAAACACAAATTTCTACACTACTGACAATGAATCAACAGCGTCGTGTAGCAGAGGCACAGGATAAATTAATGCGTGCCTCTGATGAATTGGCTCGCAAAAACGGCAAAATGCTGCAAATGAAGTCAAAGCAAGCTGGTATATCACATGCTGACATAGATCAATTCAAACAAACACAGCTAAAATTACTACAGGATATCGAAGAAACACTCCGTGTACACGCGAAAACAACTGATGTATACGAGTCCATTTAA
- a CDS encoding DUF6501 family protein, producing MLHLKWKDAPTIRTVKCVHTNAAKYLVSNVLTVGKEYEVKNETEEFLFVVDNTGKVGGYYKDYFE from the coding sequence ATGTTACATTTAAAATGGAAAGATGCGCCTACAATTCGTACAGTGAAATGTGTGCATACAAATGCCGCAAAATACTTAGTATCGAATGTACTAACAGTTGGCAAAGAATACGAAGTGAAAAATGAAACAGAGGAATTTCTTTTTGTAGTTGACAACACAGGAAAAGTTGGCGGCTATTATAAAGATTATTTTGAGTAA